TCCTGCGGATCTGGGTTCGCGACCACGGCCCCGGTGTGCCCGAGGAGAAACGTGCCGCCCTGTTCAGCCGTTTCTCGCGGGGCGACAATGCGGTGGGCACCCACCGCCCCGGAGGCGCGGGCCTGGGACTGTCCATCGTCCAGGCGATCGGCGAGGCCCACGGCGGCCGTGCCTTCGTCGAGTCCACCGTCGGCCTGGGCTCCATCTTCGGCCTCATCATTCCCGCCCCGGAGACGGCCGAGGCATCTGAACCGTCCGCCAACGCCGACAACGCCGACAACACAGCCAACCCCGACAGCGCCGACGGCACCGCCCCGGATATGTAAGGATATGTAGACATGAGCAGGATTCTCATCGCCGAGGACGACCGCGGCATCGCCGACTTCATCAACCGTGGCCTCACCTCGGCCGGGTACGCCTGCGACGTCGTCGACTCCGGCCCCGCCGCCTTCGCCATGGCCCGGTCCGGCGACTTCGACCTCATGATCCTCGACCTCGGCCTGCCCCACATGGACGGCGCCGACGTCCTGGAGCAGCTCCGCGCCCTGCGGGTGAGCCTGCCCATCATCGTGCTCACCGCCCGCACCAAGCTCGAGGACCGGATCCGCTCGCTCGAGGGCGGCGCCGACGACTACATGCCCAAGCCCTTCCAGTTCGCCGAGCTCCTCGCCCGCGTCCGGCTGCGCCTGGCCGACAAGGTCGCCAACGGCGACAACACCCCCACCGACGGCGGGTTCCGCATGGTCCGCGGCGATCTCACCCTCGACCTGCGTACCCAACGCGTCAAGGTGGACGGGGCGTGGAAGGACCTGTCCCGGCGCGAGGTCGGCCTGCTGGAGACCCTCATGCGCCACCCCGGCCAGATCCTCTCCCGCGCCCAGCTGCTGAGCATGGTGTGGGGCATGGACTTCGATCCCGGCTCCAACGTCGTCGACGTCTACATCCGGACCCTGCGCAAGAAGATCGGCGCGGAGAAGGTGGAGACGATCCGCGGCTCCGGGTACCGGCTGGTGTGACGGTGGTGGACAAGGTGGTGGACACGGTGCCGCGCCGTCCCCTGCTCTTCCTCGGCACCACCCTCGTCTGCTCCCTCCCCTGCTACGCGCTCAACCGACTCGATGTCCGGGTGCCGTTCGGGCTTCCACCCAGTGTCGTCATGATCGGTGTCCCCGCCGCCGTCGCCGGCACGTTCGTCGCCCGCGACGAGGGCAGGCGGGGTGTCCGCCGCTGGCTCGCCTCGCTTGTCGACGTCCGCCGTACCCCACCCCGCGTTCTCCTCACCGCCGCGCTCCTCATGCCCGCCGTCCACCTGGTCGCGGCGGGCCTGTCCGGTGCCGTGACACCGGTGACACCCAGTGCAGCCGCGCTCACCCTGGTCGTGTTCATCCTCGGCGCGATCCCGGAGGAACTCGGTTGGACGGCCTACGCCACCGGGCCGATGCAGGAACGATTCGGCGTGACCGGGGCCGGAATGGTCATCGGCGCGGTGTGGGCCGGGTGGCACGTCGTGCCCTGGCTGAGCATGGGGCACAGCTGGCGGTGGGTCGCCTGGCAGTCGGCGGTCACCGTCGCGATGCGCGTCATCATGGGGCACCTGTTCCGGATGTCCGGCAGGAGCGCCGCGACGGCCCTGGTGTTCCACGCCCTGTCGAATGCGTCACTTGAGATCCTCCCCGGTGGCGTGGAACTGAGGCGGACGGCCATCGTCGGAACCCTGCTCATTCTGCTGGCTGCCGGGGTGACGAAGGTGAACCGGGATACTTAGCTACAGCTGGCCTCCCGGGTACCCCGGACCACGCCCGCCGAGGGGCCGAACGGGGCCGGCCAGCCGGTGCCGCTGGTACACGGCCGCATGGGCGTCGGCAGGGCGACGCTCACCCTCGGCTACGGGCTGCTGTTCCTCACCGGGCGTCGAGCATCATCCCCGCCAGCTCCTCGGGCCTGATCTCGGCCGGCCAGTCCGGGGTGTCACCGGTCGGTGACCAGGTCACCACCCAGGACTCGCGTTCGCGGGGATGGTCGCCACCGTGGCCGCCGGTGTCGAGGTGGCCGTGATCGGTGACCAGGACGACGAGCCAGTCCTCCCCTTCCTGCTGCGCGCGGGCGGAGACGGTGTGGATGAGGCGGGTGACGTGGGCGTCGATACGCCGGAGCGCATCGCGGTACTGCTCCCCCTCGATGAGGCCGTAGGTGTGGCCGGCGTCATCGGCGTCATCGGCGTCGCAGAAGTAGACGAAGCCGACGTCGAAGTCGGCGCCGCGGAGCGTGGCCACGGTGATGTCGGTGATCTCGGCGTCGATGCGTTCGTAGCCGTGGGTCTCGCCGTCGCGGACGATGACGCGGTGCAGGCCGGCGAACTGCTGCTCCACGCGCGGGTGGATGACGGGGCCGAGACCGTCCGGGTCGACGAGGACGGGCCAGCCGGCAGCGGCGAAGGTGCGGGTGGACTGGTCGCGGTAGAAGGCCTTTGACAGCACGTCGGGGCGGGACCACAGGCGGGAGCCGACCATCGTGTTGTCGC
Above is a window of Corynebacterium suedekumii DNA encoding:
- a CDS encoding response regulator transcription factor, translating into MSRILIAEDDRGIADFINRGLTSAGYACDVVDSGPAAFAMARSGDFDLMILDLGLPHMDGADVLEQLRALRVSLPIIVLTARTKLEDRIRSLEGGADDYMPKPFQFAELLARVRLRLADKVANGDNTPTDGGFRMVRGDLTLDLRTQRVKVDGAWKDLSRREVGLLETLMRHPGQILSRAQLLSMVWGMDFDPGSNVVDVYIRTLRKKIGAEKVETIRGSGYRLV
- a CDS encoding CPBP family intramembrane glutamic endopeptidase, which codes for MVDKVVDTVPRRPLLFLGTTLVCSLPCYALNRLDVRVPFGLPPSVVMIGVPAAVAGTFVARDEGRRGVRRWLASLVDVRRTPPRVLLTAALLMPAVHLVAAGLSGAVTPVTPSAAALTLVVFILGAIPEELGWTAYATGPMQERFGVTGAGMVIGAVWAGWHVVPWLSMGHSWRWVAWQSAVTVAMRVIMGHLFRMSGRSAATALVFHALSNASLEILPGGVELRRTAIVGTLLILLAAGVTKVNRDT
- a CDS encoding alkaline phosphatase family protein, translating into MSPRHLLIIGIDGARWEILAEPGVADTVRTLADQGRWHRMAMEVPTISGPGWSSILTGSSHAEHGVRDNTMVGSRLWSRPDVLSKAFYRDQSTRTFAAAGWPVLVDPDGLGPVIHPRVEQQFAGLHRVIVRDGETHGYERIDAEITDITVATLRGADFDVGFVYFCDADDADDAGHTYGLIEGEQYRDALRRIDAHVTRLIHTVSARAQQEGEDWLVVLVTDHGHLDTGGHGGDHPRERESWVVTWSPTGDTPDWPAEIRPEELAGMMLDAR